A stretch of Sphingorhabdus sp. YGSMI21 DNA encodes these proteins:
- a CDS encoding TPM domain-containing protein: MNVIRWLLALSILLCAPIVNAQSFPELTGRVVDQADLLDPAQEAELTARLEALESQSNRQLVVATVNSLEGYDIADYGYQLGRIWGIGQDGEGEAEKDNGLILLVAPNERKVRVEVGYGLEGIMTDALSSIIIQNDILPQFRNGDMAGGIIAGVDRISNQLVLPEEEALAVAQQASQQASKGDGENMGLMVFWIFVLIFFVIIPMFSNRGGKRYRRGSGPVVIWGGGGGWGGGSGWGGGSGGSGFGGGGFGGGGFGGGGGSFGGGGASGGW; the protein is encoded by the coding sequence ATGAATGTGATACGCTGGCTCCTTGCCCTGTCGATCCTACTGTGCGCGCCGATTGTCAACGCCCAGAGCTTTCCCGAACTCACCGGGCGTGTTGTCGATCAGGCAGATTTGCTTGATCCTGCACAGGAAGCAGAGCTCACAGCCCGGCTGGAAGCGCTGGAAAGCCAGTCCAATCGCCAGCTGGTTGTTGCCACGGTCAACAGTCTCGAAGGCTATGATATCGCCGACTATGGCTATCAGCTTGGCCGGATATGGGGCATCGGACAGGATGGAGAAGGCGAAGCGGAAAAGGACAATGGCCTGATCCTGCTGGTCGCGCCCAATGAGCGCAAGGTGCGCGTCGAAGTCGGCTATGGCCTGGAGGGCATCATGACCGACGCCCTGTCGAGCATCATCATCCAGAATGATATCCTGCCCCAGTTCCGTAATGGCGATATGGCCGGCGGCATCATTGCCGGCGTCGACCGGATTTCGAACCAACTGGTGCTGCCGGAGGAAGAAGCGCTCGCGGTGGCGCAGCAGGCCAGTCAGCAAGCCAGCAAAGGCGATGGCGAGAATATGGGCCTTATGGTCTTCTGGATTTTCGTCCTGATTTTCTTCGTCATCATCCCGATGTTCTCCAACCGCGGTGGCAAACGCTATCGGCGTGGTTCCGGCCCGGTCGTTATCTGGGGCGGCGGAGGCGGCTGGGGTGGCGGCAGCGGCTGGGGTGGCGGCAGCGGCGGTTCCGGCTTCGGCGGCGGCGGATTTGGTGGCGGCGGCTTTGGCGGCGGCGGCGGCAGCTTTGGCGGCGGCGGCGCTTCGGGAGGATGGTGA
- a CDS encoding NUDIX hydrolase: protein MSENIEVMWEGRFITAKREGKWEYVSRSRGIKAAVILAIDDGHVLLVEQFRVPLGKYCIELPAGLVGDHDENAEEDSAIAAIRELEEETGYRAETMEDCGEYYSSPGMVSESFSLFRASGLTKVGDGGGVDGENIVVHRVALSGLTDFIENKRSEGAGIDVKLLMFLQLA, encoded by the coding sequence ATGTCGGAAAATATCGAAGTCATGTGGGAAGGCCGTTTCATTACGGCCAAGCGCGAAGGCAAGTGGGAATATGTTTCGCGCAGCCGCGGTATCAAGGCGGCGGTCATCCTGGCGATTGACGATGGTCATGTCCTGCTGGTCGAACAATTTCGCGTTCCGCTTGGCAAATATTGCATAGAATTGCCTGCCGGACTTGTCGGCGATCATGACGAGAATGCCGAAGAAGACAGCGCCATTGCGGCGATCCGCGAACTGGAGGAAGAAACCGGCTATCGCGCGGAGACCATGGAGGATTGCGGCGAATATTATTCTTCGCCCGGAATGGTTTCGGAAAGCTTTTCCCTGTTCAGGGCCAGCGGTTTGACCAAGGTCGGTGATGGCGGCGGCGTGGACGGAGAAAATATTGTCGTCCACCGTGTCGCCCTGAGCGGGCTGACGGATTTCATCGAAAACAAACGCAGCGAAGGCGCCGGTATCGACGTCAAGCTGCTGATGTTTCTACAGCTGGCTTGA
- a CDS encoding ETC complex I subunit, giving the protein MAARIYQIPRNAMQSGRALTDKWVLEFEPAEPRKPDPLTGWAGSGDTQRQVKLTFDSCDAAKAYADKHAIAYAVIPTPHKTLKIQAYADNFR; this is encoded by the coding sequence ATGGCTGCAAGAATTTATCAGATCCCCAGAAACGCCATGCAGTCGGGCAGGGCGCTGACCGACAAATGGGTGCTGGAATTCGAGCCGGCGGAACCGCGCAAGCCTGATCCGCTGACCGGTTGGGCTGGATCCGGCGATACCCAGCGGCAGGTAAAGCTGACTTTTGACAGCTGCGACGCGGCCAAGGCCTATGCCGACAAGCATGCAATTGCCTATGCGGTCATTCCCACGCCGCACAAGACGCTGAAAATACAGGCTTACGCCGATAATTTCCGCTAG
- a CDS encoding polyprenyl synthetase family protein translates to MSATVHHIGRDNAPSLEPIMSLVASDMNQVNSVILDRMQSEIPLIPELAGHLIAGGGKRMRPMLTLAAAKLIGYPGDRHFKLAAAVEFIHTATLLHDDVVDGSDMRRGKTAANLIFGNPATVLVGDFLFSRSFELMVEDGSLKVLKILSNASAVIAEGEVNQLTAQRKIETNEDRYLDIIGAKTAALFAAASRISAVVAECDDEVELALDSYGRNLGIAFQLVDDAIDYSSDRETMGKDAGDDFREGKVTLPVILAYARGNDEERKFWKDAIIGHKSSDDDLARATALIHATGAMDDTMSRARHYGQRAIDALGIFAAGKAKDAMTEAVEFAISRAY, encoded by the coding sequence ATGTCAGCAACGGTCCATCATATCGGGCGGGATAACGCGCCTTCACTAGAACCCATCATGTCACTGGTCGCCAGCGACATGAACCAGGTCAACAGCGTGATTCTGGACCGGATGCAGTCCGAAATACCGCTGATCCCCGAACTGGCCGGCCATCTGATCGCAGGCGGCGGCAAGCGGATGCGTCCTATGCTGACGCTGGCCGCGGCGAAGCTGATTGGCTATCCTGGAGACCGCCATTTCAAGCTCGCGGCAGCGGTCGAGTTCATTCACACCGCGACCCTGTTGCATGATGATGTGGTCGACGGCTCCGACATGCGGCGCGGAAAAACCGCCGCTAATCTCATTTTTGGTAATCCAGCGACCGTTCTGGTCGGTGACTTCCTGTTCAGCCGCTCGTTCGAGCTGATGGTCGAGGACGGCTCGCTCAAAGTGCTGAAGATATTGTCCAATGCTTCTGCTGTCATCGCCGAAGGCGAAGTCAACCAGTTGACCGCGCAGCGCAAGATCGAAACCAATGAAGACCGCTATCTCGATATCATTGGCGCCAAGACAGCTGCCCTGTTCGCAGCGGCCAGCCGGATTTCCGCCGTGGTCGCGGAATGCGACGACGAAGTCGAACTGGCGCTGGACAGCTATGGCCGCAATCTGGGCATAGCCTTTCAGCTGGTCGATGACGCGATCGACTATTCATCCGATCGCGAAACCATGGGCAAGGATGCCGGCGACGATTTCCGCGAAGGCAAGGTGACGCTGCCGGTCATACTGGCCTATGCCCGCGGCAATGACGAGGAGCGCAAATTCTGGAAAGACGCGATCATTGGGCATAAATCGTCCGATGACGATCTCGCCCGGGCGACTGCGTTGATCCACGCAACCGGAGCCATGGACGACACGATGTCGCGGGCCCGCCACTATGGTCAGCGGGCAATTGACGCACTCGGTATATTCGCTGCGGGCAAAGCGAAGGACGCGATGACCGAAGCAGTTGAATTTGCCATTTCCCGCGCCTATTGA
- a CDS encoding chorismate mutase, with amino-acid sequence MDEKLKQYRESINNIDAALVFMLAERFKVTQAVGEYKAKNQLPPADGAREKEQIARLRQLASDANLDPEFSEKFLRFIIDEVIRHHERIKAEAD; translated from the coding sequence ATGGATGAAAAGCTTAAGCAATATCGCGAAAGCATCAACAATATCGATGCCGCGCTGGTGTTCATGCTTGCCGAACGGTTCAAGGTAACCCAGGCGGTCGGCGAATATAAGGCCAAGAACCAGCTGCCTCCCGCCGACGGCGCGCGCGAAAAGGAACAGATCGCCCGCCTGCGTCAGCTCGCCAGCGACGCCAATCTCGACCCCGAATTTTCCGAAAAATTCCTGCGTTTCATCATTGATGAAGTGATTCGCCACCATGAACGGATCAAGGCAGAGGCCGACTAG
- a CDS encoding HAMP domain-containing sensor histidine kinase has protein sequence MIGIAAAWIVILLFGGGFALDRVLNDAVTRNFDNQLEYVLTAMIASAEIGPDGEVFLNRPLGDQRFLEPNSGLYWQISGKGHDDFPSRSLWDRTLVSNIAHDDRETHIYDSNQFPDEPLRVLERTIILPDSDTKWLFQVAQSRDGLDGQIANIRSILVNSFLILALGLIGMAALQTLYGLWPLRKIRSAIAAMRTGQQRRVVEPMPIEVTPMVDELNALLDHNEKQAEEARRHAGNLAHALKTPLTVIMNSATAKADDLADTVIREAGVMRRQVDHHLARARAVGRRGHAHSRAKVWQSLQAVERAVGRLYPHVRIDIDGDKDAVASVERQDLDEMIGNLVENAAKYGGGSVFITVESGDEFVELLIEDDGRGIPEAERQRIFDRGVRLDSGKPGTGLGLAIVRDVAEIYEGSVSLEESEDLGGLLVRLRLPKSERVEA, from the coding sequence ATGATCGGCATCGCTGCGGCCTGGATCGTGATCCTGCTGTTCGGGGGCGGCTTCGCGCTGGACCGGGTGCTGAACGACGCGGTTACCCGTAATTTCGACAATCAGCTGGAATATGTGCTGACGGCGATGATCGCCTCGGCTGAAATCGGGCCGGATGGCGAGGTATTCCTCAACCGGCCGCTCGGTGACCAGCGCTTTCTCGAACCCAATAGCGGGCTTTACTGGCAGATCAGCGGCAAGGGTCACGACGATTTTCCCTCGCGCTCGCTGTGGGACCGGACGCTGGTCTCGAACATCGCCCATGATGACCGCGAAACCCATATTTATGACAGCAACCAGTTCCCCGACGAGCCGCTGCGCGTGCTCGAGCGCACGATCATCCTGCCCGACAGTGACACGAAATGGCTGTTCCAGGTGGCGCAAAGCCGCGACGGTCTGGACGGCCAGATCGCCAATATCCGGTCGATACTGGTCAACAGTTTCCTGATACTGGCGCTCGGCCTGATCGGCATGGCGGCGCTGCAGACGCTTTACGGTCTCTGGCCGTTGCGCAAGATCCGCAGCGCCATCGCGGCCATGCGGACCGGCCAGCAGCGCCGGGTGGTCGAACCGATGCCGATCGAGGTCACGCCGATGGTCGATGAACTCAACGCCTTGCTCGACCATAATGAGAAGCAGGCAGAGGAGGCGCGGCGCCACGCCGGCAATCTTGCCCACGCGCTGAAAACCCCGCTGACGGTGATCATGAACAGCGCCACCGCCAAGGCCGATGATCTGGCCGATACGGTGATCCGCGAGGCCGGTGTCATGCGGCGGCAGGTCGATCACCATCTGGCCCGCGCCCGGGCGGTGGGCCGGCGCGGCCATGCGCACAGCAGGGCGAAAGTCTGGCAAAGCCTGCAGGCCGTCGAACGCGCAGTCGGGCGGCTCTATCCGCATGTCCGGATCGATATCGACGGCGACAAGGATGCGGTCGCGTCGGTCGAGCGTCAGGATCTCGACGAAATGATCGGGAATCTCGTCGAAAATGCCGCCAAATATGGCGGCGGCAGCGTCTTCATCACGGTCGAAAGCGGGGACGAATTTGTCGAGCTGCTGATCGAGGATGACGGCCGCGGCATTCCCGAAGCGGAACGCCAACGCATATTCGACCGCGGCGTGCGGCTCGACAGCGGCAAGCCCGGAACCGGGCTCGGTCTGGCCATCGTCCGGGATGTCGCGGAGATATACGAAGGCTCGGTATCGCTTGAGGAAAGCGAAGATCTCGGCGGCCTGCTGGTGCGCCTGCGACTGCCGAAGTCGGAACGGGTGGAGGCCTAG